A genomic window from Bartonella apihabitans includes:
- the virB10 gene encoding type IV secretion system protein VirB10 encodes MTEPDKKPNEIVAELVDSDYKLDDRHGRDKKRKIIIAAVALIGIVVFFVTSGQQNESKRNANNADEEFNTKVFNPPAVLTEEKKAEKPTETLEIPEPPTTTFNVPPPPPPVEVEKKVVEEEFPERFRSKQIIIDNSAKDVDRGAETTGNGEASANNNKHTAFLNDVSARVEKTVKAKKIERIDAVVAEGTLIPGTLETAINSDLPGQIRAVVSADVYSFDGRRVLIPAGTRLIGEYQSDLMNGQTRVFVVWSRLIRQDGASIALGSQGSDALGRAGMTGHVDKHFRERFSSSILLSIVGGGTSYAIGQRSNRMNYYSNDRDGADEARQTIAQTFSDMANTALRENINIPPTITVDQGASIFVFVHHDLDFSDFYQDPVTEAIKQIKKERGLE; translated from the coding sequence ATGACGGAACCGGATAAAAAACCAAACGAAATAGTGGCCGAGTTGGTGGATAGCGACTATAAGTTAGATGATCGCCACGGGCGAGATAAAAAACGAAAAATAATTATTGCCGCCGTTGCCCTGATCGGCATTGTGGTGTTCTTTGTGACGTCGGGTCAACAGAACGAAAGCAAGAGGAATGCAAACAATGCAGACGAAGAATTTAACACGAAAGTGTTTAATCCGCCAGCCGTCTTAACCGAGGAAAAAAAAGCGGAAAAACCCACAGAGACCCTAGAAATACCGGAGCCGCCGACTACGACATTTAACGTTCCGCCGCCACCGCCGCCGGTCGAAGTGGAAAAAAAAGTCGTTGAAGAAGAATTTCCGGAACGCTTCCGGTCGAAACAAATAATCATTGATAATTCGGCAAAAGACGTTGATCGCGGTGCGGAAACAACGGGCAATGGAGAAGCGTCTGCAAATAATAATAAACATACAGCCTTCCTGAACGACGTTTCAGCACGTGTCGAAAAAACGGTCAAAGCAAAAAAGATAGAACGAATTGATGCTGTCGTAGCGGAAGGAACGCTCATACCGGGCACACTTGAAACCGCGATTAACAGCGATTTACCAGGCCAAATACGAGCGGTCGTTTCAGCCGATGTTTATTCATTTGACGGCCGCCGCGTATTAATACCGGCAGGAACTCGTCTAATAGGTGAATATCAATCCGATCTAATGAACGGTCAAACGCGTGTTTTTGTGGTCTGGTCGCGGCTTATTCGACAAGACGGCGCGTCTATCGCCCTTGGCTCACAAGGTAGCGACGCACTCGGCCGTGCGGGCATGACTGGGCACGTTGACAAGCATTTTCGGGAACGGTTCAGTTCGTCCATTTTATTGTCGATCGTCGGAGGCGGAACAAGTTATGCGATTGGGCAACGGTCAAACCGGATGAATTACTATTCAAACGACCGCGACGGTGCGGACGAGGCACGACAAACGATAGCTCAAACTTTTTCCGATATGGCGAATACGGCATTGAGGGAAAATATAAATATTCCGCCGACTATCACGGTTGATCAAGGCGCGTCGATTTTTGTTTTTGTTCATCATGACTTGGATTTTTCCGATTTTTATCAAGACCCCGTCACGGAAGCAATCAAACAGATCAAAAAAGAA
- a CDS encoding virB8 family protein has product MTDKLENYYNGGQAYDDEIVSMYRRQTRNSRFVAVIGLVIGVAGMLMVAALLPLKTFEPYIVEVDKTTGYIEVKSGLTQPLTLSDEEAVTQAYIVRFIRARESYSADRVDENVNLAALLSADDAASDLQKLYADTNRDNPVKKYGKNVKITTEIKSVSFPNKTTAIVRFATQKTENLTPPRTDHYVAVLRFRYTTTPIKNEWRFDNPLGFQVTSYQRDQETVVDGIKK; this is encoded by the coding sequence ATGACGGACAAGCTGGAAAACTATTATAACGGTGGTCAAGCCTACGACGACGAAATCGTCAGTATGTATCGCCGTCAGACACGTAACAGTCGTTTTGTTGCTGTTATTGGATTGGTAATAGGTGTCGCGGGTATGTTAATGGTCGCGGCGTTGTTGCCGTTAAAGACGTTTGAGCCTTACATTGTCGAAGTCGACAAAACCACGGGGTATATAGAGGTAAAAAGCGGCCTGACACAACCGCTAACACTATCGGACGAAGAAGCGGTCACACAAGCATATATTGTTCGTTTTATTCGCGCGCGCGAAAGTTATTCGGCCGATCGTGTTGATGAGAATGTGAACCTTGCAGCGCTACTTTCGGCAGACGATGCCGCGAGCGATCTGCAAAAACTTTACGCCGACACAAATCGCGACAATCCGGTAAAAAAGTATGGAAAAAACGTCAAGATTACAACGGAAATAAAGTCGGTCTCGTTTCCGAACAAAACAACGGCGATCGTCCGGTTTGCAACCCAAAAGACGGAAAATCTTACACCCCCACGTACTGATCACTACGTCGCAGTGTTGCGTTTTCGGTATACGACAACGCCGATAAAAAATGAATGGCGTTTTGATAATCCCCTCGGGTTTCAGGTGACGAGTTATCAGCGCGATCAAGAAACCGTCGTGGATGGAATAAAAAAATGA
- a CDS encoding TrbG/VirB9 family P-type conjugative transfer protein, producing MKKSIITIAVCLFCATANAAQSPVPGKQDQRITTIAYQANDVITIKATYGISTMVIFDAEEKFVTVSLGDTESWQVAPSETGNILFVKPIAKNITTNMNVVTNKRVYFIELQDVERTKNFFYGVRFTYPEKNVNDAIRSEAEYRASYPNLSAIDKEHVNLDYSFKGAGTLKPVRIFDDGKKTFFKFRGKIPAIFAVNDDYSETLINYHKEGEYVVVDQTAPQYTLRDGQTWTCIFNLRKDDFGQTVVDADGPKADEDAKIRSRSGNKK from the coding sequence ATGAAAAAATCAATAATAACGATTGCCGTTTGTTTGTTTTGCGCGACTGCAAATGCCGCGCAGTCGCCTGTACCAGGTAAACAAGATCAGCGTATTACAACAATTGCTTATCAGGCAAATGACGTGATTACGATCAAAGCTACGTATGGTATTTCGACGATGGTGATTTTTGATGCGGAAGAAAAATTCGTAACGGTTTCGTTAGGAGACACAGAAAGCTGGCAAGTTGCGCCCTCGGAAACGGGTAACATTCTATTCGTCAAACCAATAGCGAAAAACATCACAACGAATATGAATGTCGTTACCAATAAGCGGGTTTATTTCATAGAATTACAAGACGTCGAACGGACGAAAAACTTTTTTTATGGTGTCCGTTTTACTTATCCCGAAAAAAACGTAAACGACGCAATACGCAGTGAGGCGGAATATCGTGCCAGTTATCCAAACCTTTCAGCGATTGATAAAGAACATGTAAACTTGGATTATTCGTTCAAGGGCGCCGGTACACTAAAACCGGTAAGGATTTTCGACGACGGGAAAAAAACGTTTTTTAAATTTCGGGGAAAAATACCCGCCATTTTTGCGGTCAATGATGATTATTCGGAAACCCTAATAAATTACCATAAAGAGGGGGAATATGTGGTGGTCGACCAAACGGCGCCGCAATACACATTGCGAGACGGGCAGACTTGGACGTGTATTTTTAATCTTCGCAAAGACGATTTCGGGCAAACGGTTGTTGATGCAGACGGACCAAAAGCAGACGAAGACGCAAAAATTCGCAGCAGGAGTGGCAACAAGAAATGA